The following coding sequences lie in one Hippoglossus hippoglossus isolate fHipHip1 chromosome 14, fHipHip1.pri, whole genome shotgun sequence genomic window:
- the pigw gene encoding phosphatidylinositol-glycan biosynthesis class W protein, with product MSQRELKEAFVSNLNGTSLQEVTLGTFLAPLCLINRGLILILYHQARRTLPMPLPLFSHLLLDFSVLILPLVMSCTILSGILHLVIGSFLFVSVCVLCYLYCTNSHASNRHPKTNVSTFLQRHVQFNQVPFVTIFRVFVNVKTAISILAVDFSVFPRRYAKTETYGTGVMDFGVGAYVFANALVCPEARGKTISGSKINHITKQLISVWPLVALGMGRLVSLKMSSYQEHVTEYGVHWNFFFTLAIVRVLASMILAVLPVSQSWVFSLLISGLYQLTLETSGLKAFIIHNNDREKDFLYANKEGIFSVVGYVAIYMAGVQVGRYVMQPRSQVKEWLKALLNLLFGSVVLYTALYTCQTLVEPVSRRLANLPFFLWTVAQSLFFMSCLGFADLALLFSKSISGCNFLPSSWNLHKKQSDSASDKHSGEVERFCIVQAISRNQLLFFLIANIMTGLTNSLVDTLTCSSSFSVCVLLMYMFMNCFVIYVLHHRGITVKFW from the coding sequence ATGTCTCAGAGGGAACTGAAGGAGGCGTTTGTCAGTAATCTCAATGGGACCAGTCTGCAGGAGGTGACTCTGGGTACATTTCTCGCACCCTTGTGTCTCATCAACAGAGGTCTGATTTTGATCCTCTACCATCAGGCCAGAAGGACCCTCCCAATGCCACTTCCACTCTTCTCTCACCTGCTTCTAGACTTTTCTGTGCTAATTCTTCCCCTCGTCATGTCATGCACCATCCTGAGCGGCATTCTTCACCTGGTCATCGGgagctttttgtttgtttcagtttgtgtgcTTTGCTACCTCTATTGCACCAACAGTCACGCTTCCAATCGGCACCCGAAGACCAATGTCAGCACCTTCCTGCAGCGTCATGTTCAGTTCAACCAGGTTCCTTTTGTGACCATCTTTAGagtgtttgtaaatgtgaaaacagccaTCAGCATTCTCGCTGTAGACTTTAGCGTCTTCCCAAGGCGCTATGCTAAAACAGAAACCTATGGCACAGGGGTTATGGACTTTGGTGTCGGAGCGTATGTCTTTGCAAATGCCCTTGTCTGTCCAGAGGCACGGGGAAAGACCATCTCTGGATCTAAGATCAATCATATCACAAAGCAGCTCATTTCCGTCTGGCCCCTGGTTGCTCTTGGCATGGGAAGGCTGGTAAGCTTGAAAATGAGCAGCTACCAAGAGCATGTGACAGAATATGGTGTCCACTGGAATTTCTTCTTCACACTTGCCATCGTCAGAGTTTTGGCTTCTATGATTTTGGCCGTTTTACCAGTCAGTCAGTCGTGGGTGTTTTCCCTTCTGATCAGCGGACTTTATCAGCTCACTCTGGAGACATCAGGGCTGAAAGCGTTCATTATCCACAACAATGACAGAGAGAAGGACTTTCTGTACGCCAACAAGGAGGGCATATTCTCTGTGGTGGGCTATGTAGCCATCTACATGGCAGGGGTTCAAGTTGGACGTTATGTGATGCAGCCAAGATCCCAAGTTAAAGAGTGGCTCAAAGCACTTTTAAACCTCTTATTTGGTAGTGTTGTGCTGTACACTGCTTTGTACACATGTCAGACACTGGTGGAGCCAGTGTCTCGTCGCTTAGCTAATTTACCTTTCTTCCTCTGGACTGTTGCACAGTCTTTGTTCTTTATGTCCTGCCTCGGTTTTGCCGATCTGGCTTTACTGTTTTCCAAAAGCATATCAGGCTGTAACTTTCTACCCTCATCATGGAATTTgcataaaaaacaatcagattCAGCCTCTGACAAACACAGTGGTGAAGTTGAAAGATTTTGCATTGTTCAAGCCATCAGCAGGAATCAGTTGCTATTTTTCTTGATTGCAAATATCATGACAGGACTGACCAACTCGCTAGTGGACACACTTACCTGTAGCAGttcattttcagtgtgtgttttgttgatgtaTATGTTCATGAATTGCTTTGTGATATATGTCTTACATCACCGTGGAATAACGGTGAAATTCTGGTAA
- the LOC117774024 gene encoding unconventional myosin-XIX isoform X2 codes for MSSAEGRSNVGAGHRNGGGANPSLNDSLEGEIQSFLTDEDQLHTYDDLTKVNPVTPTTVLKCLQARYRVKVFYTNAGCTLVALNPFQPIPDLYSLDVMKEYHSASQPQEFKPHIFIVAEEAYRNVQGQLEPVNQSLVVSGESGAGKTWTSRCLMKYYATVAASSSVVRSQNTVERIERRVLDSNPIMEAFGNACTLRNNNSSRFGKYIQLQLDRCQLLVGASVQTYLLEKTRVGCQPANERNFHIFYQMMKGATDEQRKEWKMPHGQRFVWLPKAEKTVEEDCFHETVEAMVHLGINKERQRQIFEILAALLQLGNVNFSSSTDESQPCDIEEQSQDFLQRAAELLCVPAVELQRCLRVRTLKAGKQSVLKPCSQAECSMRRDCLAKVIYAHVFEWLVTFINNSICADKSTWCNFIGVLDVYGFECFQVNNLEQLCINYANEKLQQHFVAHYLRAQQEEYVSEGLQWSFVKYQDNQSCLDLIEGSPVSVFSLLNEASRLNRTSDAKTFMVRLEKELCDNVNISWDKFSEVPHFTVAHYAGKVDYQIQGMVDKNKDPVPPELIGLLQKSGNSLLHQMFTDKETENPTTKGLSKVTVVSKFKNSLESLMKILHSTTPHYTRCIKPNPDCKPLTFQKEEVVMQLEACGIVETIHISAAGFPIRIPFSSFIQRYGLIAKYSRFPSESCCIDSDPDNSDMLHQEVEKLLRVVSQHQALDPSHCFDSEKPYSWVHCGRTKVFLTQYMLDWLEGQRKKILSQCAFSIQCCWLRYQRRRRHACRTSATLIQAAVRSWLVRRQVQRWNRAAAVIQNTWRKWRDMLTALAEAELDDAEDLVEEDVPTLNPVISQRGSVQLSTIQEPVIVRGWPMGLALASAPSITVSLTTTGFQKMISLMASLNLPSKRGEYKVKTNQYMQGLASIRAQPKGSVKLHFRRSPLLYADRPPDLKCDVTGFNEILLEKTL; via the exons ATGAGTTCTGCGGAGGGGCGAAGTAACGTTGGAGCTGGACACAGGAATGGAGGCGGTGCG AATCCATCCCTAAATGATTCACTGGAGGGAGAAATTCAGTCTTTCCTCACTGATGAAGATCAACTCCACACTTATGACGACCTCACTAAAGTCAATCCTGTGACCCCTACAACAG TGCTGAAATGCCTTCAGGCCAGGTACAGAGTGAAGGTGTTCTACACAAATGCTGGCTGTACATTGGTGGCTCTGAATCCCTTCCAGCCAATCCCAGACCTATACTCTCTGGATGTGATGAAGGAGTATCACTCTGCTTCTCAGCCTCAG GAGTTCAAACCACACATCTTTATTGTGGCAGAAGAAGCCTACAGGAATGTTCAGGGTCAGCTGGAGCCAGTAAACCAATCCTTGGTGGTCAGCGGTGAGAGCGGTGCTGGAAAG ACGTGGACATCTCGTTGCCTAATGAAATACTACGCCACTGTGGCGGCCTCCTCCTCGGTGGTGAGGAGTCAGAACACAGTGGAGAGGATAGAAAGGAGGGTGCTGGACTCCAACCCCATCATGGAAGCATTTG GCAATGCCTGCACGTTAcggaacaacaacagcagccgCTTTGGAAAATACATCCAGCTCCAGCTAGACAG GTGTCAGCTGTTAGTGGGGGCGTCTGTACAAACATACTTGCTGGAGAAGACCAGGGTGGGCTGTCAACCGGCCAATGAGAGGAACTTCCACATCTTTTACCAG atGATGAAAGGGGCCACAGATGAGCAGAGAAAGGAGTGGAAGATGCCACATGGACAAAGATTTGTGTGGCTGCCGAAGGCTGAAAAAACTGTTGAGG aGGATTGTTTCCATGAGACTGTTGAGGCAATGGTTCACCTGGGCATtaataaagaaagacagagacaaatattCGAG ATTTTAGCAGCGCTTCTGCAGCTGGGGAATGTGAATTTCTCATCTTCAACCGACGAATCACAACCTTGTGACATAGAAGAACAGTCTCAAG ACTTCCTGCAGAgggctgctgagctgctgtgtgtcccTGCTGTGGAGCTTCAGAGGTGTTTAAGAGTGAGGACTCTGAAGGCGGGGAAGCAGAGTGTGCTCAAGCCTTGTTCCCAGGCAGAGTGCAGCATGAGGAGAGACTGCCTGGCCAAGGTCATCTACGCCCA TGTATTCGAGTGGCTGGTTACGTTCATCAACAACAGCATATGTGCGGACAAATCCACATGGTGCAACTTCATAG GGGTCCTAGATGTGTACGGGTTTGAGTGTTTCCAGGTCAATAACCTGGAGCAGCTGTGCATCAACTACGCCAAtgagaaactgcagcagcactttGTGGCCCATTATCTCAGAGCTCAACAG GAGGAATATGTGTCAGAGGGGCTGCAGTGGTCCTTTGTCAAATACCAAGACAACCAGAGCTGCCTGGATCTTATAGAGGGGAGTCCagtcagtgttttctctcttctgaACGAG GCGAGTCGTCTTAATCGAACCTCAGATGCCAAGACGTTCATGGTTCGTTTGGAGAAGGAGCTCTGTGATAATGTCAACATCAGCTGGGACAAGTTCAGCGAGGTGCCGCACTTCACTGTGGCCCATTACGCTGGCAAAGTCGACTACCAGATCCAGGGCATGGTGGATAAAAACAAG GACCCAGTGCCACCAGAGCTCATCGGCCTGCTTCAGAAGTCTGGTAACTCCCTGCTTCACCAAATGTTCACTGATAAGGAAACAGAGAACCCGACAACCAAGGGGCTCAGTAAAGTCACAGTGGTTTCCAAGTTCAAG AACTCTCTGGAGAGTTTAATGAAGATCCTCCACAGCACAACTCCTCATTACACCCGCTGCATCAAACCGAACCCGGACTGCAAGCCGCTGACCTTccagaaggaggag GTTGTCATGCAGCTGGAGGCCTGTGGGATTGTGGAGACCATACACATCAGCGCTGCCGGCTTTCCAATAag AATTCCTTTCAGCAGCTTCATCCAGCGTTACGGGCTCATTGCAAAGTATTCAAGGTTCCCCTCAGAGAGTTGTTGTATTG ATTCGGACCCTGACAACAGTGACATGCTTCATCAAGAGGTGGAGAAGCTCCTCAGGGTGGTGTCACAGCACCAGGCTTTAGACCCCTCACACTGCTTTGACAGCGAAAAACCCTATTCATGGGTGCACTGTGGAAGGACTAAAGTTTTTCTCACCCAGTACATG CTAGATTGGCTAGAGGGTCAGAGGAAGAAGATCCTGTCTCAGTGCGCCTTCTCCATTCAGTGCTGCTGGCTGCGGTACCAGCGACGCAGACGCCACGCATGTCGAACGTCTGCTACTCTGATCCAAGCAG CGGTGCGGTCCTGGCTGGTCAGGAGGCAGGTCCAGAGGTGGAACAGAGCAGCTGCAGTCATCCAGAATacatggaggaagtggagg GATATGTTAACAGCCTTGGCTGAGGCAGAACTTGATGATGCTGAGGACCTTGTGGAAGAGGATGTGCCAACATTGAACCCTGTTATCAGCCAACGGGGCTCGGTGCAGCTTTCTACCATCCAAGAGCCTGTCATAGTGCGAGGGTGGCCCATGGGCCTGGCTCTGGCTTCAGCCCCATCCATCACTGTATCTCTGACCACCACGGGCTTCCAGAAGATGATATCGTTGATGGCCTCTCTCAACCTGCCCTCCAAAAGAGGGGAATACAAAGTTAAGACCAACCAGTACATGCAGGGGCTTGCCTCCATACGGGCTCAGCCCAAG GGATCTGTGAAGCTGCACTTTCGTCGATCTCCACTTCTCTATGCCGACAGGCCACCAGACCTGAAGTGTGACGTGACAGGGTTCAACGAGATCCTGCTGGAGAAAACGTTGTAA
- the LOC117774024 gene encoding unconventional myosin-XIX isoform X1 has product MSSAEGRSNVGAGHRNGGGAVKGFLHKRCSLNPSLNDSLEGEIQSFLTDEDQLHTYDDLTKVNPVTPTTVLKCLQARYRVKVFYTNAGCTLVALNPFQPIPDLYSLDVMKEYHSASQPQEFKPHIFIVAEEAYRNVQGQLEPVNQSLVVSGESGAGKTWTSRCLMKYYATVAASSSVVRSQNTVERIERRVLDSNPIMEAFGNACTLRNNNSSRFGKYIQLQLDRCQLLVGASVQTYLLEKTRVGCQPANERNFHIFYQMMKGATDEQRKEWKMPHGQRFVWLPKAEKTVEEDCFHETVEAMVHLGINKERQRQIFEILAALLQLGNVNFSSSTDESQPCDIEEQSQDFLQRAAELLCVPAVELQRCLRVRTLKAGKQSVLKPCSQAECSMRRDCLAKVIYAHVFEWLVTFINNSICADKSTWCNFIGVLDVYGFECFQVNNLEQLCINYANEKLQQHFVAHYLRAQQEEYVSEGLQWSFVKYQDNQSCLDLIEGSPVSVFSLLNEASRLNRTSDAKTFMVRLEKELCDNVNISWDKFSEVPHFTVAHYAGKVDYQIQGMVDKNKDPVPPELIGLLQKSGNSLLHQMFTDKETENPTTKGLSKVTVVSKFKNSLESLMKILHSTTPHYTRCIKPNPDCKPLTFQKEEVVMQLEACGIVETIHISAAGFPIRIPFSSFIQRYGLIAKYSRFPSESCCIDSDPDNSDMLHQEVEKLLRVVSQHQALDPSHCFDSEKPYSWVHCGRTKVFLTQYMLDWLEGQRKKILSQCAFSIQCCWLRYQRRRRHACRTSATLIQAAVRSWLVRRQVQRWNRAAAVIQNTWRKWRDMLTALAEAELDDAEDLVEEDVPTLNPVISQRGSVQLSTIQEPVIVRGWPMGLALASAPSITVSLTTTGFQKMISLMASLNLPSKRGEYKVKTNQYMQGLASIRAQPKGSVKLHFRRSPLLYADRPPDLKCDVTGFNEILLEKTL; this is encoded by the exons ATGAGTTCTGCGGAGGGGCGAAGTAACGTTGGAGCTGGACACAGGAATGGAGGCGGTGCG GTTAAAGGATTTCTCCACAAACGCTGTTCTCTGAATCCATCCCTAAATGATTCACTGGAGGGAGAAATTCAGTCTTTCCTCACTGATGAAGATCAACTCCACACTTATGACGACCTCACTAAAGTCAATCCTGTGACCCCTACAACAG TGCTGAAATGCCTTCAGGCCAGGTACAGAGTGAAGGTGTTCTACACAAATGCTGGCTGTACATTGGTGGCTCTGAATCCCTTCCAGCCAATCCCAGACCTATACTCTCTGGATGTGATGAAGGAGTATCACTCTGCTTCTCAGCCTCAG GAGTTCAAACCACACATCTTTATTGTGGCAGAAGAAGCCTACAGGAATGTTCAGGGTCAGCTGGAGCCAGTAAACCAATCCTTGGTGGTCAGCGGTGAGAGCGGTGCTGGAAAG ACGTGGACATCTCGTTGCCTAATGAAATACTACGCCACTGTGGCGGCCTCCTCCTCGGTGGTGAGGAGTCAGAACACAGTGGAGAGGATAGAAAGGAGGGTGCTGGACTCCAACCCCATCATGGAAGCATTTG GCAATGCCTGCACGTTAcggaacaacaacagcagccgCTTTGGAAAATACATCCAGCTCCAGCTAGACAG GTGTCAGCTGTTAGTGGGGGCGTCTGTACAAACATACTTGCTGGAGAAGACCAGGGTGGGCTGTCAACCGGCCAATGAGAGGAACTTCCACATCTTTTACCAG atGATGAAAGGGGCCACAGATGAGCAGAGAAAGGAGTGGAAGATGCCACATGGACAAAGATTTGTGTGGCTGCCGAAGGCTGAAAAAACTGTTGAGG aGGATTGTTTCCATGAGACTGTTGAGGCAATGGTTCACCTGGGCATtaataaagaaagacagagacaaatattCGAG ATTTTAGCAGCGCTTCTGCAGCTGGGGAATGTGAATTTCTCATCTTCAACCGACGAATCACAACCTTGTGACATAGAAGAACAGTCTCAAG ACTTCCTGCAGAgggctgctgagctgctgtgtgtcccTGCTGTGGAGCTTCAGAGGTGTTTAAGAGTGAGGACTCTGAAGGCGGGGAAGCAGAGTGTGCTCAAGCCTTGTTCCCAGGCAGAGTGCAGCATGAGGAGAGACTGCCTGGCCAAGGTCATCTACGCCCA TGTATTCGAGTGGCTGGTTACGTTCATCAACAACAGCATATGTGCGGACAAATCCACATGGTGCAACTTCATAG GGGTCCTAGATGTGTACGGGTTTGAGTGTTTCCAGGTCAATAACCTGGAGCAGCTGTGCATCAACTACGCCAAtgagaaactgcagcagcactttGTGGCCCATTATCTCAGAGCTCAACAG GAGGAATATGTGTCAGAGGGGCTGCAGTGGTCCTTTGTCAAATACCAAGACAACCAGAGCTGCCTGGATCTTATAGAGGGGAGTCCagtcagtgttttctctcttctgaACGAG GCGAGTCGTCTTAATCGAACCTCAGATGCCAAGACGTTCATGGTTCGTTTGGAGAAGGAGCTCTGTGATAATGTCAACATCAGCTGGGACAAGTTCAGCGAGGTGCCGCACTTCACTGTGGCCCATTACGCTGGCAAAGTCGACTACCAGATCCAGGGCATGGTGGATAAAAACAAG GACCCAGTGCCACCAGAGCTCATCGGCCTGCTTCAGAAGTCTGGTAACTCCCTGCTTCACCAAATGTTCACTGATAAGGAAACAGAGAACCCGACAACCAAGGGGCTCAGTAAAGTCACAGTGGTTTCCAAGTTCAAG AACTCTCTGGAGAGTTTAATGAAGATCCTCCACAGCACAACTCCTCATTACACCCGCTGCATCAAACCGAACCCGGACTGCAAGCCGCTGACCTTccagaaggaggag GTTGTCATGCAGCTGGAGGCCTGTGGGATTGTGGAGACCATACACATCAGCGCTGCCGGCTTTCCAATAag AATTCCTTTCAGCAGCTTCATCCAGCGTTACGGGCTCATTGCAAAGTATTCAAGGTTCCCCTCAGAGAGTTGTTGTATTG ATTCGGACCCTGACAACAGTGACATGCTTCATCAAGAGGTGGAGAAGCTCCTCAGGGTGGTGTCACAGCACCAGGCTTTAGACCCCTCACACTGCTTTGACAGCGAAAAACCCTATTCATGGGTGCACTGTGGAAGGACTAAAGTTTTTCTCACCCAGTACATG CTAGATTGGCTAGAGGGTCAGAGGAAGAAGATCCTGTCTCAGTGCGCCTTCTCCATTCAGTGCTGCTGGCTGCGGTACCAGCGACGCAGACGCCACGCATGTCGAACGTCTGCTACTCTGATCCAAGCAG CGGTGCGGTCCTGGCTGGTCAGGAGGCAGGTCCAGAGGTGGAACAGAGCAGCTGCAGTCATCCAGAATacatggaggaagtggagg GATATGTTAACAGCCTTGGCTGAGGCAGAACTTGATGATGCTGAGGACCTTGTGGAAGAGGATGTGCCAACATTGAACCCTGTTATCAGCCAACGGGGCTCGGTGCAGCTTTCTACCATCCAAGAGCCTGTCATAGTGCGAGGGTGGCCCATGGGCCTGGCTCTGGCTTCAGCCCCATCCATCACTGTATCTCTGACCACCACGGGCTTCCAGAAGATGATATCGTTGATGGCCTCTCTCAACCTGCCCTCCAAAAGAGGGGAATACAAAGTTAAGACCAACCAGTACATGCAGGGGCTTGCCTCCATACGGGCTCAGCCCAAG GGATCTGTGAAGCTGCACTTTCGTCGATCTCCACTTCTCTATGCCGACAGGCCACCAGACCTGAAGTGTGACGTGACAGGGTTCAACGAGATCCTGCTGGAGAAAACGTTGTAA
- the znhit3 gene encoding zinc finger HIT domain-containing protein 3, with translation MQICSVCSEQTPKYRCPACKIRYCSLGCYKLHKDTCLPVTQPTPTDPEVRDTFTSEPWTVDDLLHEEDIIDKVPLQRLQVLGQSKELRDLLCNPHLRQLLHSIDSADSKDDAMKAAMQEPLFVEFSDRCLKIVGNEDKS, from the exons ATGCAGATATGCAGCGTGTGCAGCGAACAGACACCGAAATACAGATGTCCAGCCTGCAAAATAAGATA TTGCTCCCTTGGCTGTTATAAGCTACATAAAG ACACTTGCCTCCCTGTTACACAGCCTACACCCACTGATCCTGAAGTGAGGGACACTTTCACCTCAG AGCCTTGGACAGTTGATGATCTTCTGCACGAGGAGGACATCATTGATAAAGTGCCCCTGCAGAGACTCCAGGTGTTAG GTCAGTCTAAAGAGCTGCGAGATCTCCTCTGCAACCCCCACCTGAGACAGTTGCTACACTCTATTGACAGCGCAGACAGCAAAGACGACGCAATGAAGGCTGCGATGCAGGAGCCTCTGTTTGTTGAGTTTTCAGATCGATGTTTGAAAATTGTAGGAAATGAAGACAAATCATGA